GCTTGTAAATTGGTAGCAAGATTATTCGCTGTAATTAAAAGACAAACGCCATACGTTTCAATTTTTTTACAAAATTTTTATCAAAAAAATTTGGTTATGTCTTAGAATACGAATGAAGGGTTGGCATTGTGTTTTGGTCCCGAGAAATCGGGAGAAGCAATCTTTCCGATGCACGTTTCCATTGTGTTGTCTGTGTGGTGGAGATTGCTTCTTTTTTATCATTTAGATTGTTCTAATGTAATAGATAAAAAGCAATACAAATAATTAAAATAAGTTTGAAATTTTTATCAAAATAAACAAGTACGTTTTTTAGTTTTGCAAAGGGCTCTTTTTACAAAAATATTAAGCCGTATAAAAGTAACTAAATTAGACATGTGCCATTTATATTTTGCCATAATCTTAAGATAGGTTAATAAAAGAATGGCAATTAAGGCTGTCCATATTTGTATTTGGACGGCGTTTTTGCTGGTACCCACAAATGATTTAATTTTTAAGTTCTGTTTTATAAGCCCCAAAAAAACGTTTCTATTTCCCAGTGTTGTATGTAAACTTTGGCAACTGTTGATGCTGTCCAAGAAAAATTATTAGTCAAAAAAATGAGTTTATTTCTGTTTTTTTCGTCCCAATAAGCTACCCATTCACAATAAAATGTTTCAAATAGCTTATAGGTGCGATGTTCGTTAACGTAAGCTATCGTCGATTTGGACGAAGCTTGACTACAACCTAAATGAACTATATTGCCCGTTATACTCCTTAAACCATTCGATATATCATGCACAGAACCCGCCTGACCAAAATGACAAAAAAGCAAACTTACCAGATGTGTCCAACTATTTATCTTTTTGCTGTATTTATCAGCTTCGTATTGTTTTACAATTTTTTCAAAAATATTTCTCGGAAGTATATTTATTATTTGAAAAAATATATTTATCTTTACCATAGGAGTGGGTTTTATTGGCAACATAAAATTACTTCATTTTTGAAGTCTTACCAACTTCTACTTTTTTAATTTTTAAAAATTATTTTTGGACGGACGTGCTATAAAAAGGGGCTCATTGAGAGTCCCTTTTTTTATTTAATAAATTGACTTAATTTATTGGCTTGTGCTTTAAAATCATC
This sequence is a window from Bacteroidales bacterium. Protein-coding genes within it:
- a CDS encoding DUF4372 domain-containing protein encodes the protein MLPIKPTPMVKINIFFQIINILPRNIFEKIVKQYEADKYSKKINSWTHLVSLLFCHFGQAGSVHDISNGLRSITGNIVHLGCSQASSKSTIAYVNEHRTYKLFETFYCEWVAYWDEKNRNKLIFLTNNFSWTASTVAKVYIQHWEIETFFWGL